From Aedes albopictus strain Foshan chromosome 1, AalbF5, whole genome shotgun sequence, one genomic window encodes:
- the LOC109414867 gene encoding uncharacterized protein LOC109414867 codes for MKADEMLAVTISITKKSEQAAKTNAIWFLFSISLIKILFRRESVIVSKAAVNVLLAIVNNVFYPEEFTSSELAASCRTRRHCYAGHGTCIPIISRVHNTVCPSTACPGAISEFIHNAVVLPTLVSS; via the exons ATGAAAGCCGATGAGATGCTTGCCGTGACAATTTCCATAACAAAGAAGTCTGAGCAAGCAGCGAAAACAAACGCGAtttggtttttgttttcaatttcgTTAATAAAAATCCTGTTTCGCAGAGAATCGGTCATCGTTTCCAAGGCGGCCGTCAACGTCTTGTTAG CCATAGTAAACAACGTTTTCTACCCGGAGGAGTTTACGTCGTCGGAATTAGCTGCCAGCTGTCGAACCCGACGGCATTGCTACGCCGGTCATGGAACATGCATTCCCATCATTAGTCGTGTCCACAACACTGTTTGTCCATCCACG GCATGTCCTGGAGCGATTTCGGAGTTCATCCATAACGCGGTAGTGCTTCCAACGCTGGTATCATCATAG
- the LOC115253976 gene encoding phosphatidylinositol-3-phosphatase SAC1, whose protein sequence is MASWEIHDDMNFYITADKFYIEPNGKSEVLIIDRISRETSLQVKTNQLPQGIQVRKICGILGVIKLISGFHLVVMTHRVFVGIINSQVVWRLAGFDVIPFVPSLTHLSETQKVQNNVYLAMIRQVLDTPYYYFSYTYDITHTLQRLHSMPPDFMQTGLYERADSRFVWNGYLLKHFHRPELRQYSLPLILGFVSVNDVMVNNHSFQWILISRRSVHRAGTRLFCRGIDQTGSVSNYVETEQIVDVRGDKVSFVQTRGSIPLFWRQTPNLKYKPPPELVAGRDHLIACSKHLDAQMIHYGRQVLVNLIDHRGAEDVLEKAFATTISTLGYQNVRYESYDFHAECRKMRYDRLHNLIARLAHEQDEFGVFHLRRDGTLMSSQDGVFRTNCIDCLDRTNVVQSMLAKRSLEQSLIKLGVLTTGQRIDPNSTFEWLFKNVWADNADMISTQYSGTGALKTDFTRTGKRTKMGLLKDGSNSLTRYYKNNFNDGFRQDAIDLFLGNYAVKDGEGLTVQCPLVIQKGWKYGTFPVVLLFAFAMFFTSAVYPQEYNTESLLFILFWGSMVGVTGAGILKYGVEFVDWPKLVPAVRSMGKMEP, encoded by the exons ATGGCTTCGTGGGAGATTCACGATGATATGAACTT TTACATCACAGCTGATAAGTTCTACATCGAACCGAACGGAAAGAGTGAAGTTTTGATAATCGATCGAATCAGTCGGGAAACGTCGCTCCAGG TCAAAACCAACCAGCTGCCGCAGGGCATTCAGGTGCGCAAAATATGCGGCATCTTGGGGGTGATCAAGCTGATCAGCGGATTCCACCTGGTCGTGATGACCCACCGGGTGTTTGTCGGAATCATCAACTCGCAGGTCGTTTGGCGTCTGGCCGGATTCGACGTGATACCGTTCGTTCCGTCCCTGACGCATCTGAGCGAGACGCAG AAAGTGCAAAACAACGTCTACCTGGCGATGATCCGGCAGGTCCTGGATACACCGTATTACTACTTTTCGTACACGTACGACATCACACATACGCTGCAGCGGTTACACTCGATGCCACCGGACTTTATGCAGACTGGGTTGTACGAGCGGGCGGACTCGCGGTTCGTTTGGAACGGATACCTTTTGAAGCACTTCCACCGGCCGGAACTAAGGCAGTACAGTTTACCGCTGATTCTGGGAT TCGTTTCGGTGAATGACGTGATGGTCAACAATCACAGCTTCCAGTGGATTCTGATCTCGCGTCGGTCGGTGCACCGTGCCGGAACTCGTCTGTTCTGCCGAGGAATCGACCAAACCGGCAGCGTTTCCAACTACGTTGAAACGGAACAAATCGTCGACGTTCGCGGCGATAAGGTTTCTTTCGTGCAAACCCGGGGAAGCATTCCGCTGTTCTGGCGGCAGACGCCCAACCTGAAGTACAAGCCCCCGCCGGAGTTGGTTGCTGGGCGGGATCATCTGATTGCTTGTTCCAAGCACTTGGACGCCCAGATGATTCACTACGGTCGACAGGTTCTGGTCAACCTGATCGACCATCGGGGAGCAGAAGATGTCCTGGAGAAAGCTTTCGCTACAACGATTTCCACTCTAGGATACCAAAATGTACGTTACGAATCGTACGATTTCCACGCCGAGTGTCGGAAGATGCGATATGATAGGTTGCACAACCTAATCGCCAGATTGGCCCACGAACAGGACGAATTTGGGGTGTTCCATTTGAGAAGAGACGGAACTCTGATGTCCTCTCAGGATGGCGTGTTCCGCACGAACTGTATCGACTGTCTGGACCGGACCAACGTCGTCCAGAGTATGTTGGCCAAGCGAAGCTTGGAGCAGAGCCTTATCAAATTAGGCGTCCTGACGACTGGTCAGCGGATAGATCCGAACTCGACCTTCGAATGGCTGTTCAAGAACGTCTGGGCTGACAATGCGGACATGATTTCCACCCAGTACTCTGGCACCGGTGCCTTGAAGACAGACTTCACCCGTACCGGCAAACGGACCAAGATGGGACTCCTGAAGGACGGTTCCAACTCGTTGACGCGTTACTACAAGAACAACTTCAACGACGGCTTCCGGCAGGATGCGATCGATTTGTTCCTCGGGAACTACGCTGTGAAGGACGGTGAAGGCCTCACCGTCCAGTGCCCTCTGGTGATCCAGAAGGGATGGAAATACGGAACA TTCCCAGTGGTGCTGCTGTTTGCATTTGCCATGTTCTTCACGTCGGCGGTCTACCCGCAGGAGTACAACACCGAGAGCCTGCTGTTCATACTGTTCTGGGGCTCGATGGTGGGCGTCACCGGGGCCGGTATCCTCAAGTACGGCGTGGAGTTCGTCGACTGGCCCAAGCTGGTGCCGGCGGTGCGGTCCATGGGCAAGATGGAACCCTGA